A single window of Nasonia vitripennis strain AsymCx chromosome 4, Nvit_psr_1.1, whole genome shotgun sequence DNA harbors:
- the LOC100115890 gene encoding uncharacterized protein LOC100115890 isoform X2, with protein sequence MDDAMLRKIAKIVNAEFCEKILRKSENDPGIQVTDVLIKPATNKGDNYTSEMFRVNAEFARAGKNDAEKKTFIVKVEPMDEGVRQDLVSKTSLFSTEIMMMTETLAKMNEVLGGNRPLNGRGLFTQKEDPPLLVIEDLAPLGFRMADRQAGLDMDHCLLAIRGLARFHASSVALCEKEPRQKELYSCGLFNMRQPVEMQAFFIEGTKQLGREIAHWPELDSKYSDKILKLADKVYEKGSVVSVCREDEFNVINHGDFWVNNMLFRYNEKNRPVGHIFVDFQMCAYTSPAIDLQYFFNTSLADDTLLAHEDTLLHEYLRVLSSTMSEVGCKTPPPTMAELKRMLRERALYGMVASFTILPVLLVDKSEAKDLGEIMGAEGDAYDNPAYKGKLYRQTMARRLPKFDEMGLLD encoded by the exons ATGGACGACGCCATGCTGAGGAAGATCGCGAAGATCGTGAACGCGGAGTTCTGTGAGAAGATTCTCCGGAAATCGGAGAACGACCCGGGTATCCAGGTAACCGATGTTCTCATCAAGCCAGCCACGAACAAGGGTGACAATTACACTAGTGAGATGTTTCGTGTAAATGCAGAGTTCGCGCGCGCCGGCAAAAACGACGCCGAGAAGAAGACTTTTATCGTCAAGGTCGAGCCGATGGACGAAGGTGTGCGCCAAGATCTG GTATCAAAAACGAGTCTCTTCTCGACCGAGATAATGATGATGACGGAGACCCTGGCGAAAATGAACGAAGTGCTGGGCGGCAATAGGCCACTCAACGGCCGAGGCTTGTTCACACAAAAGGAGGATCCGCCGTTACTGGTCATTGAAGACCTGGCGCCACTCGGTTTCCGCATGGCCGACCGTCAAGCCGGCCTCGACATGGACCACTGCTTATTGGCTATTCGCGGCTTGGCGAGATTTCACGCCAGCTCCGTCGCTCTTTGCGAGAAG GAGCCGAGGCAGAAGGAGCTCTACAGCTGCGGGCTCTTCAACATGAGACAGCCGGTGGAGATGCAGGCCTTCTTCATCGAGGGCACCAAGCAGCTGGGTCGCGAGATCGCCCACTGGCCCGAGCTCGATTCCAA GTACTCCGACAAGATCCTCAAGTTGGCCGACAAGGTGTACGAGAAGGGCTCCGTAGTCAGCGTCTGCCGGGAGGACGAGTTCAACGTAATAAACCACGGTGACTTCTGGGTCAACAACATGCTGTTCCGGTACAACGAGAAGAACCGACCCGTCGGACACATTTTC GTGGACTTCCAGATGTGCGCCTACACCTCGCCGGCGATAGACCTGCAGTACTTTTTCAACACGAGCCTGGCCGACGACACGCTGCTCGCGCACGAGGACACGCTGCTGCACGAGTACCTGCGAGTCCTGTCGTCGACGATGTCCGAGGTGGGCTGCAAGACGCCTCCGCCCACGATGGCCGAGCTCAAGAGGAtgttgcgcgagcgcgcgctctaCGGCATGGTCGCCTCGTTCACGATCCTCCCGGTGCTGTTGGTCGACAAGAGCGAAGCCAAGGACCTCGGCGAGATCATGGGCGCCGAGGGCGACGCCTACGACAATCCGGCCTACAAGGGCAAGCTCTACAGGCAGACCATGGCCAGGAGGCTGCCCAAGTTCGATGAGATGGGACTGCTCGACTGA
- the LOC100115890 gene encoding uncharacterized protein LOC100115890 isoform X1 — MDDAMLRKIAKIVNAEFCEKILRKSENDPGIQVTDVLIKPATNKGDNYTSEMFRVNAEFARAGKNDAEKKTFIVKVEPMDEGVRQDLVSKTSLFSTEIMMMTETLAKMNEVLGGNRPLNGRGLFTQKEDPPLLVIEDLAPLGFRMADRQAGLDMDHCLLAIRGLARFHASSVALCEKRRLFFAFSPIQEPRQKELYSCGLFNMRQPVEMQAFFIEGTKQLGREIAHWPELDSKYSDKILKLADKVYEKGSVVSVCREDEFNVINHGDFWVNNMLFRYNEKNRPVGHIFVDFQMCAYTSPAIDLQYFFNTSLADDTLLAHEDTLLHEYLRVLSSTMSEVGCKTPPPTMAELKRMLRERALYGMVASFTILPVLLVDKSEAKDLGEIMGAEGDAYDNPAYKGKLYRQTMARRLPKFDEMGLLD, encoded by the exons ATGGACGACGCCATGCTGAGGAAGATCGCGAAGATCGTGAACGCGGAGTTCTGTGAGAAGATTCTCCGGAAATCGGAGAACGACCCGGGTATCCAGGTAACCGATGTTCTCATCAAGCCAGCCACGAACAAGGGTGACAATTACACTAGTGAGATGTTTCGTGTAAATGCAGAGTTCGCGCGCGCCGGCAAAAACGACGCCGAGAAGAAGACTTTTATCGTCAAGGTCGAGCCGATGGACGAAGGTGTGCGCCAAGATCTG GTATCAAAAACGAGTCTCTTCTCGACCGAGATAATGATGATGACGGAGACCCTGGCGAAAATGAACGAAGTGCTGGGCGGCAATAGGCCACTCAACGGCCGAGGCTTGTTCACACAAAAGGAGGATCCGCCGTTACTGGTCATTGAAGACCTGGCGCCACTCGGTTTCCGCATGGCCGACCGTCAAGCCGGCCTCGACATGGACCACTGCTTATTGGCTATTCGCGGCTTGGCGAGATTTCACGCCAGCTCCGTCGCTCTTTGCGAGAAG CGGcgcctttttttcgctttttcgcCCATTCAGGAGCCGAGGCAGAAGGAGCTCTACAGCTGCGGGCTCTTCAACATGAGACAGCCGGTGGAGATGCAGGCCTTCTTCATCGAGGGCACCAAGCAGCTGGGTCGCGAGATCGCCCACTGGCCCGAGCTCGATTCCAA GTACTCCGACAAGATCCTCAAGTTGGCCGACAAGGTGTACGAGAAGGGCTCCGTAGTCAGCGTCTGCCGGGAGGACGAGTTCAACGTAATAAACCACGGTGACTTCTGGGTCAACAACATGCTGTTCCGGTACAACGAGAAGAACCGACCCGTCGGACACATTTTC GTGGACTTCCAGATGTGCGCCTACACCTCGCCGGCGATAGACCTGCAGTACTTTTTCAACACGAGCCTGGCCGACGACACGCTGCTCGCGCACGAGGACACGCTGCTGCACGAGTACCTGCGAGTCCTGTCGTCGACGATGTCCGAGGTGGGCTGCAAGACGCCTCCGCCCACGATGGCCGAGCTCAAGAGGAtgttgcgcgagcgcgcgctctaCGGCATGGTCGCCTCGTTCACGATCCTCCCGGTGCTGTTGGTCGACAAGAGCGAAGCCAAGGACCTCGGCGAGATCATGGGCGCCGAGGGCGACGCCTACGACAATCCGGCCTACAAGGGCAAGCTCTACAGGCAGACCATGGCCAGGAGGCTGCCCAAGTTCGATGAGATGGGACTGCTCGACTGA